A single window of Nicotiana sylvestris chromosome 3, ASM39365v2, whole genome shotgun sequence DNA harbors:
- the LOC104232704 gene encoding dehydration-responsive element-binding protein 1E-like: MNIFRSYYSDSLTESSSLSDNSSSPCNRANLSDGEVLLALNNPKKRAGRKKFRETRHPVYRGVRKRNSDKWVCEVRQPNKKSRIWLGTYPTAEMAARAHDVAAIALRGRSACLNFADSVWKLPVPASADAKDIQRAAVEAAEAFRPSESEAVSGDSCGGSGTTPEKPESNHCFMDEEALFCMPGLLASMAEGLMLPPPHYVEVGDYVEAAADMHLWSYII; this comes from the coding sequence ATGAATATCTTTCGAAGCTATTATTCGGACTCACTTACTGAATCTTCATCACTTTCTGATAACAGCAGCTCCCCATGTAATAGAGCTAATCTTTCTGATGGGGAAGTTTTGTTAGCTTTGAATAACCCCAAGAAGCGAGCAGGGAGGAAGAAGTTTCGCGAAACTCGACACCCAGTATACAGGGGAGTGAGGAAGAGGAACTCGGACAAATGGGTTTGTGAAGTCAGACAACCAAATAAAAAATCAAGAATATGGCTTGGAACTTATCCCACTGCAGAAATGGCGGCTAGAGCTCATGACGTGGCGGCAATTGCATTAAGGGGTCGTTCTGCTTGCTTGAACTTCGCAGACTCTGTTTGGAAGTTGCCTGTCCCTGCTTCCGCCGACGCCAAGGATATTCAGAGAGCGGCGGTGGAGGCCGCCGAGGCTTTCCGGCCATCTGAGTCAGAAGCAGTTTCAGGTGACTCATGTGGTGGCAGTGGCACTACTCCTGAAAAGCCAGAAAGTAATCATTGTTTTATGGATGAGGAAGCTCTGTTTTGCATGCCGGGATTGCTAGCGAGTATGGCGGAAGGACTAATGCTACCCCCACCTCACTACGTAGAAGTTGGAGATTATGTGGAAGCTGCTGCTGACATGCATTTATGGAGTTATATTATTTAA
- the LOC104232703 gene encoding dehydration-responsive element-binding protein 1D-like, which translates to MAESSPLSNNSSSCINRADLSEEEVMLASNNSKKRAGRKKFQETRHPVYRGVRKRNSNKWVFEVRETNKKSRIWLGTYPSADMAARAHDVATIALRGRFACLNFVDSVWKLPIPTSSDANDIQRVTAKAAEAFRPSDQSERVSGEYPEMLESNKSFMDEEALFCMPGLLTNMAEGLMLPPPHYVEVGDNVETAADMTLWSYSI; encoded by the coding sequence atggCTGAATCATCACCATTGTCTAACAATAGCAGCTCTTGCATTAATAGAGCTGATCTTTCTGAAGAGGAAGTGATGTTAGCTTCGAATAACTCCAAGAAGCGAGCAGGGAGAAAGAAGTTTCAAGAAACCCGACACCCAGTATACAGGGGAGTGAGGAAGAggaattcaaacaaatgggtttTTGAAGTCagagaaacaaataaaaaatcaAGAATATGGCTTGGAACTTACCCCAGTGCAGATATGGCGGCTAGAGCTCATGACGTGGCGACTATTGCATTAAGGGGTCGTTTTGCTTGCTTGAACTTTGTTGACTCTGTTTGGAAGTTGCCTATCCCTACTTCATCTGACGCTAATGATATTCAGAGAGTGACGGCGAAGGCTGCCGAGGCTTTCCGCCCATCTGATCAGTCTGAAAGAGTTTCAGGAGAATATCCTGAAATGCTAGAAAGTAATAAGTCTTTTATGGATGAGGAAGCGCTCTTCTGCATGCCGGGATTGCTAACGAATATGGCGGAAGGACTAATGTTACCTCCACCTCACTACGTAGAAGTTGGAGATAATGTGGAAACTGCTGCTGACATGACTCTATGGAGTTATTCTATTTAA